Proteins from a genomic interval of Pseudomonas paeninsulae:
- a CDS encoding carbon-nitrogen hydrolase family protein, with product MPSMRIAAAQSLSVPGDLAANVAIHCSFIAAASAAGVDLLVFPELSLSGYELPLLGSRTVQPEDEVLAPIRQLVRARAMTVVLGAALPSTTARPYIGAITFFPDGRTSRYCKQYLDPSEAPFATQGERGAKRHNLAGESFTLAICADTTHAQHAQNAAATGASLYLAGVLVSQKGYPLDSANLSRYAASYAMTTLMANHGGTSGRYLAAGRSAIWAPGGKLVVEAPGPGSYLVIAAKESARWTGELRSLAT from the coding sequence ATGCCATCCATGCGAATCGCTGCGGCGCAGTCCTTGTCCGTCCCCGGTGACCTCGCCGCCAATGTCGCCATCCACTGCAGCTTTATTGCGGCGGCCAGCGCAGCCGGCGTCGACCTTCTGGTATTCCCCGAGCTGTCGCTCAGCGGTTATGAGCTGCCACTGCTGGGCAGTCGCACGGTTCAGCCTGAGGATGAAGTGCTGGCCCCCATTCGCCAACTGGTTCGCGCAAGGGCGATGACTGTGGTGCTTGGCGCTGCGCTGCCAAGCACCACAGCGCGCCCCTATATCGGCGCTATCACATTCTTCCCGGATGGCCGCACCAGCCGCTATTGCAAGCAGTACCTGGATCCCAGCGAAGCGCCCTTTGCGACTCAGGGCGAGCGCGGCGCCAAGCGCCATAACCTGGCAGGTGAGTCGTTCACTCTGGCAATCTGCGCCGACACCACCCACGCGCAGCACGCGCAAAACGCCGCCGCCACGGGTGCATCCCTGTATCTGGCCGGTGTGCTGGTGTCGCAGAAAGGCTATCCGTTGGATTCCGCCAACCTCAGCCGCTATGCCGCCAGTTACGCCATGACCACGCTTATGGCCAATCACGGCGGCACGTCCGGGCGCTACCTGGCGGCCGGTAGAAGCGCGATTTGGGCACCCGGCGGCAAGCTGGTGGTCGAGGCGCCAGGCCCAGGCAGTTATCTGGTGATCGCGGCAAAAGAGTCTGCGCGATGGACAGGCGAGCTACGTTCGCTCGCAACCTGA
- a CDS encoding DUF2628 domain-containing protein encodes MTPYNPYATPQASVADSESRVSDEQIAALPISDKWKQRFSAIQHAGGSKMPRLKELPAAERRKAFSFNFLAFLFGPIYYAIKGMWKKGLTLFLACAAVVIALGVGLDFLGYGKIANALGYGVGAIFVTRANVDYYKKMLLDDNGWW; translated from the coding sequence ATGACCCCGTACAACCCCTACGCCACCCCGCAAGCCAGCGTCGCCGATTCAGAATCGCGGGTGTCCGACGAGCAGATCGCCGCGCTACCCATCTCCGATAAATGGAAGCAGCGCTTCAGCGCGATTCAGCATGCCGGCGGCAGCAAGATGCCAAGGCTCAAGGAACTGCCCGCGGCAGAACGGCGCAAGGCATTCAGCTTCAACTTTCTGGCGTTCCTGTTCGGCCCTATCTACTACGCCATCAAGGGCATGTGGAAAAAGGGCCTGACACTTTTCCTGGCCTGCGCGGCCGTCGTAATCGCCTTGGGGGTGGGCCTGGATTTCCTAGGTTACGGCAAGATCGCCAACGCCCTCGGCTATGGCGTGGGTGCGATATTCGTCACGCGCGCCAATGTCGATTACTACAAGAAGATGCTGCTTGACGATAACGGCTGGTGGTAA
- a CDS encoding DUF6151 family protein has protein sequence MTQPIRCSCGKFKGTLARTHKENRGLCYCTDCQAFARYLRRAEQILDRNGGTDIIQTTPKHVSFTDGIEHLACMRLTPNGLLRWYASCCNTPIGNTLANYKLSFVGLVHNCLESAPVSLDEAFGPIRMQLKTRSAQGKPKPKAFGLPAAMVRIASMLLKARLDGSYKRTPFFIPGSNTPLVTPKVLSPQEREEVMYAA, from the coding sequence ATGACTCAGCCAATACGCTGTAGTTGCGGCAAGTTCAAAGGCACCCTCGCCCGCACCCACAAAGAGAATCGCGGCCTCTGTTATTGCACGGATTGCCAGGCCTTTGCCCGCTACTTGCGCCGCGCAGAGCAGATACTCGATCGCAACGGCGGCACCGATATTATTCAAACCACACCGAAGCACGTCAGCTTTACCGATGGCATCGAGCACCTGGCCTGCATGCGCCTCACGCCGAACGGCCTGCTGCGCTGGTATGCCAGCTGTTGCAATACCCCCATCGGCAACACCCTGGCCAACTACAAGCTGTCCTTCGTGGGCCTGGTGCATAACTGCCTGGAGTCCGCGCCGGTTTCGCTGGACGAGGCCTTCGGGCCAATCCGCATGCAGCTGAAGACCCGGTCCGCCCAGGGCAAACCCAAGCCCAAAGCCTTTGGCTTGCCGGCCGCCATGGTGCGCATTGCCAGCATGCTGCTCAAGGCGCGCCTGGATGGCAGCTACAAGCGCACGCCGTTCTTTATCCCCGGCTCCAACACGCCCCTGGTCACGCCCAAGGTGCTCAGTCCGCAGGAAAGGGAGGAGGTGATGTATGCGGCCTGA
- the trhP gene encoding prephenate-dependent tRNA uridine(34) hydroxylase TrhP, with translation MVSSPRHPELLSPAGTLKNMRYAFAYGADAVYAGQPRYSLRVRNNEFDHANLALGIAEAHAQGKQFYVVVNIAPHNAKLKTFLRDLQPVIEMGPDALIMSDPGLIMLAREHFPQMPIHLSVQANAVNWASVKFWQQQGLSRVILSRELSLEEIAEIRSEVPGMELEVFVHGALCMAYSGRCLLSGYINKRDPNQGSCTNACRWQYKAEVAQENELGDIVRIVEPTLGAGAPTEQVFLLEDGSRPGEQMAAYEDEHGTYIMNSKDLRAVQHVERLVQMGVHSLKIEGRTKSHYYVARTAQVYRKAIDDAVAGRAFDQSLLGTLESLAHRGYTEGFLRRHVHDEYQNYQRGSSVSEQQQFVGELTGERRGELAEVRVKNRFALGDGLELMTPQGNLRLRLEVLENRQGQAINVAPGDGHVVYLPLPAEVSLEYGLLMRDL, from the coding sequence ATGGTCTCTTCACCCCGTCACCCCGAACTGCTGTCCCCGGCCGGCACCCTGAAGAACATGCGCTACGCCTTCGCCTACGGTGCCGATGCGGTGTATGCCGGGCAGCCGCGCTACAGCCTGCGGGTGCGCAACAACGAGTTCGACCACGCCAACCTGGCGCTGGGTATTGCCGAGGCGCATGCCCAGGGCAAGCAGTTCTACGTGGTGGTCAATATCGCGCCGCACAACGCCAAGCTGAAGACCTTTCTCAGGGACTTGCAGCCGGTGATCGAGATGGGCCCGGATGCACTGATCATGTCCGACCCCGGTTTGATCATGCTGGCGCGCGAGCATTTCCCGCAGATGCCGATCCACCTGTCGGTGCAGGCCAACGCGGTGAACTGGGCCAGCGTCAAGTTCTGGCAGCAGCAGGGGCTGAGTCGGGTGATTCTGTCGCGCGAATTATCGCTGGAGGAAATCGCCGAGATTCGCAGCGAAGTGCCAGGGATGGAGCTGGAGGTGTTCGTCCATGGCGCGTTGTGCATGGCCTATTCCGGGCGTTGCCTGCTGTCCGGCTATATCAACAAGCGCGACCCCAACCAGGGCTCCTGCACCAACGCCTGCCGCTGGCAGTACAAGGCCGAAGTTGCCCAGGAGAACGAGCTGGGCGATATCGTGCGCATCGTCGAGCCGACCCTGGGTGCGGGTGCGCCGACCGAACAGGTGTTTCTGCTGGAGGACGGCAGCCGCCCCGGCGAGCAGATGGCCGCCTACGAGGATGAGCACGGCACCTACATCATGAACTCCAAGGATCTGCGCGCGGTGCAGCACGTCGAACGCCTGGTGCAGATGGGCGTGCACTCGCTGAAGATCGAGGGCCGCACCAAGTCCCATTACTACGTGGCGCGCACCGCCCAGGTGTACCGCAAGGCCATTGACGATGCCGTGGCCGGGCGAGCGTTCGACCAGTCGTTGTTGGGCACCTTGGAATCCCTGGCCCACCGCGGCTACACCGAGGGTTTTCTGCGCCGTCATGTGCACGACGAATACCAGAATTACCAGCGCGGCAGCTCGGTGTCCGAGCAGCAGCAATTCGTCGGCGAGCTGACCGGCGAACGCCGCGGCGAGCTGGCCGAAGTACGGGTGAAGAACCGCTTCGCTCTGGGCGATGGCCTGGAACTGATGACACCCCAGGGCAACCTGCGCCTGCGCCTGGAGGTCCTGGAGAATCGCCAGGGCCAGGCGATCAACGTGGCGCCGGGCGACGGCCACGTGGTCTACCTGCCGCTGCCGGCCGAGGTGTCGCTGGAATACGGACTGCTGATGCGCGATCTGTAG
- a CDS encoding DUF2834 domain-containing protein: MKKLALPLITLLAFSAYTLYVMLHAQQSLLQFAMQLLSSADTAQVVIDLYILAALACIWMYRDGRARGKSLAYLLPFFALTALFVSVGPLLYLVLKAIDPDSRTLLKNAD; the protein is encoded by the coding sequence ATGAAAAAACTCGCACTGCCCCTGATCACCCTGCTGGCGTTTAGCGCCTACACCCTCTATGTGATGCTGCATGCGCAGCAGTCGCTGCTGCAATTTGCTATGCAATTGCTGTCCAGCGCCGACACCGCCCAAGTGGTGATCGACCTCTACATACTCGCTGCCCTGGCCTGCATCTGGATGTACCGCGATGGCCGTGCACGGGGCAAGTCACTGGCCTACCTGCTGCCGTTCTTTGCCCTGACTGCGCTGTTTGTCTCTGTCGGCCCGCTGCTCTATCTGGTGCTCAAGGCCATAGACCCGGACAGCCGCACGCTGCTTAAAAACGCAGATTGA
- a CDS encoding sodium:solute symporter family protein, protein MDTQTLIYLFVGATFALYIGIALYTRAGSTSEYYVASKGVHPILNGMATGADWMSAASFISMAGIISFVGLDGSVYLMGWTGGYVLLAMCLAPYLRKFGKFTVPDFIGERYYSQTARLVAVVCVIFISFTYVAGQMRGVGIVFSRYLEVDINTGVLIGMAIVFFYSVLGGMKGITYTQVAQFCVMIFAYMVPAIYISMMITGNPIPQLGFGSDVIGTSTSVLERLNGLSTELGFDTYTDGKKSTIDVFFITMALMVGTAGLPHVIVRFFTTPTVRAARQSAGYALLFIAILYTTAPALAAFARINLLTSIPELQYSEAPQWVKNWEKSGLIAWMDKNGDGKIQYGPGAPFVGAPTFAAELGVNGERVVTNVATPAATEFYVDRDIIVLANPEIAGLPGWVIALIAAGGLAAALSTAAGLLLVISTSISHDLLKSTLMPNISEKKELLAARLAAGVAVLVAGLFGIYPPAFVAQVVAFAFGLAAASFFPAIVMGIFSKRMNKEGAIAGMVVGLAFTFSYIVYYKFIFPTAGPADWWFGISPEGIGTLGMIFNFITAIAVAQVTAAPPEHIQHIIEDIRIPRGAGAAIEH, encoded by the coding sequence ATGGATACCCAAACTCTGATCTATCTGTTCGTCGGCGCGACTTTTGCGCTGTATATCGGCATCGCCCTCTATACCCGGGCCGGCTCCACCAGCGAATACTACGTCGCCAGCAAGGGCGTACACCCGATCCTCAACGGCATGGCCACCGGCGCCGACTGGATGTCGGCGGCGTCGTTCATCTCGATGGCGGGGATCATCTCCTTCGTCGGCCTCGACGGTAGCGTGTACCTGATGGGTTGGACCGGCGGTTACGTGCTCCTGGCCATGTGCCTGGCACCCTACCTGCGCAAGTTCGGCAAGTTCACCGTGCCGGATTTCATCGGCGAGCGTTACTACTCGCAGACCGCGCGTCTGGTTGCTGTGGTGTGCGTGATCTTCATCTCGTTCACCTACGTGGCTGGGCAGATGCGCGGCGTCGGCATCGTCTTCTCCCGCTACCTGGAAGTGGACATCAACACCGGCGTATTGATCGGCATGGCCATCGTGTTCTTCTACTCCGTACTCGGCGGCATGAAGGGCATCACCTACACCCAGGTGGCGCAGTTCTGCGTGATGATCTTCGCCTACATGGTGCCGGCGATTTACATCTCGATGATGATCACTGGCAACCCGATCCCGCAGCTGGGCTTCGGCAGTGACGTGATCGGCACCAGCACCTCGGTCCTCGAACGCCTGAATGGCCTGAGCACTGAGCTGGGCTTCGACACCTACACCGATGGCAAGAAGTCGACCATCGACGTGTTCTTCATCACCATGGCGTTGATGGTCGGTACTGCCGGTCTGCCGCACGTGATCGTACGCTTCTTCACCACCCCGACCGTCCGTGCTGCCCGTCAGTCTGCCGGTTATGCCCTGCTGTTCATTGCCATTCTCTACACCACCGCTCCTGCTCTCGCGGCTTTTGCCCGGATCAACCTGTTGACCAGCATTCCTGAGCTGCAATACAGCGAAGCGCCGCAGTGGGTGAAGAACTGGGAGAAGTCCGGTCTTATCGCCTGGATGGACAAGAACGGTGACGGCAAGATCCAGTACGGCCCAGGTGCTCCATTCGTGGGTGCTCCGACCTTCGCCGCAGAGCTTGGGGTGAATGGCGAGCGCGTGGTGACTAACGTTGCTACACCGGCAGCCACTGAGTTCTACGTGGATCGCGACATCATCGTCCTGGCCAACCCGGAAATCGCCGGTCTGCCGGGCTGGGTGATCGCCTTGATCGCTGCGGGTGGTCTGGCGGCTGCACTGTCGACTGCTGCAGGCTTGTTGTTGGTGATTTCGACCTCGATCTCGCATGACCTGCTGAAGAGCACTCTGATGCCCAACATCAGCGAGAAGAAGGAGCTGCTCGCGGCACGTCTGGCCGCAGGTGTGGCGGTACTGGTGGCCGGTCTGTTCGGTATCTACCCGCCGGCCTTCGTGGCGCAGGTGGTGGCATTCGCCTTCGGTCTGGCGGCAGCCTCGTTCTTCCCGGCCATCGTCATGGGGATTTTCTCCAAGAGGATGAACAAGGAAGGCGCGATTGCCGGCATGGTGGTTGGTCTGGCCTTCACCTTCAGCTATATCGTCTACTACAAGTTCATCTTCCCGACTGCCGGGCCTGCTGACTGGTGGTTCGGTATCTCGCCTGAAGGCATCGGTACCCTGGGCATGATCTTCAACTTCATCACTGCAATCGCAGTGGCCCAGGTCACTGCTGCACCGCCGGAGCATATCCAGCACATCATCGAAGACATCCGCATCCCCCGTGGTGCAGGTGCTGCGATCGAGCACTGA
- the creD gene encoding cell envelope integrity protein CreD — protein sequence MSRILGFKLGAIALLILLLLVPLSMIGGLVSERQYQREAVLQDIARSSSYRQQLTGPVLVQPYTKVWQEWKTHAKSGERYLQEQKSRGRLYFLPERFVFNGTVATELRARGIYQALLYRSDNQISGAFKLPVRLGLGDELGLYRFDKPFLAVGISDIRGIGNDLQLRLNGTTLGFAPGSGDKRFGAGVHAPLPALDSQGGQLLEFAFDLKLQGTEQLSITPVGRDSRVELSSDWPHPSFVGEYLPSSRTVSAAGFKAHWQTSFFATNLEEALQDCVRKDSCQGLAARNFGVSFVDPVDQYLKTERAIKYALLFIGLTFAVFFLFEVLKRMAVHPVQYALVGMALALFYLLLLSLSEHLSFASAYGISALACVSLIGFYISHVLHSWLRGGAFAVLLAALYGLLFALLSAEDYALLMGSLLVFGVLGCVMVLTRKFDWYGVGQTPPSSPANSL from the coding sequence ATGAGCCGCATTCTGGGTTTCAAGCTGGGCGCTATTGCCTTGCTGATTTTGTTATTGCTGGTCCCGTTGTCGATGATCGGCGGGCTGGTTAGCGAGCGGCAGTATCAGCGAGAGGCGGTATTGCAGGACATCGCCCGCAGTTCCAGCTATCGCCAGCAGCTCACCGGGCCTGTCCTGGTCCAGCCCTACACCAAGGTATGGCAGGAGTGGAAAACCCACGCCAAGAGCGGCGAGCGCTATCTGCAAGAGCAGAAGTCCCGTGGGCGGTTGTACTTTCTGCCGGAGCGTTTCGTGTTCAATGGCACGGTCGCCACCGAGCTGCGTGCGCGCGGTATTTATCAGGCGTTGTTGTACCGCAGCGATAACCAGATCAGCGGCGCCTTCAAGCTGCCGGTGCGTCTGGGACTGGGCGATGAGCTGGGCCTGTACCGTTTCGACAAGCCGTTCCTGGCGGTGGGCATCAGCGATATCCGCGGCATCGGCAATGACCTGCAATTGCGTCTGAATGGCACGACCCTGGGCTTTGCTCCGGGCAGTGGCGACAAGCGTTTCGGTGCCGGTGTGCATGCACCTTTGCCGGCGCTGGATAGCCAGGGCGGGCAATTGCTGGAGTTCGCCTTCGACCTCAAGCTGCAGGGTACCGAGCAACTGAGCATCACCCCGGTGGGCCGCGACAGCCGGGTCGAACTGAGCTCCGATTGGCCGCACCCGAGCTTTGTCGGCGAGTACCTGCCGAGTAGCCGCACCGTGAGTGCGGCGGGCTTCAAGGCGCATTGGCAGACCAGCTTTTTCGCCACCAATCTGGAAGAAGCGCTGCAGGATTGTGTGCGCAAGGACAGTTGCCAGGGGCTGGCGGCGCGCAACTTTGGCGTGAGCTTTGTCGACCCGGTGGATCAATACCTGAAGACCGAGCGGGCGATCAAATATGCCCTGTTGTTTATCGGCCTGACCTTCGCCGTGTTCTTTCTGTTCGAAGTGCTCAAGCGCATGGCGGTGCACCCGGTGCAGTACGCCCTGGTGGGCATGGCCCTGGCTTTGTTCTATCTGCTGTTGCTGTCCCTGTCCGAGCACCTGAGCTTTGCCAGCGCCTACGGCATTTCGGCGCTGGCCTGTGTGTCCTTGATCGGTTTCTACATCAGCCATGTGCTGCACAGCTGGCTGCGCGGCGGGGCTTTCGCGGTGTTGCTGGCGGCGCTCTATGGCCTGCTGTTCGCCCTGCTCAGCGCCGAGGACTATGCCCTGCTGATGGGCTCGCTGCTGGTCTTCGGAGTGCTGGGTTGCGTGATGGTGTTGACCCGCAAGTTCGACTGGTACGGCGTCGGTCAAACCCCGCCGTCCAGCCCTGCCAATAGCCTTTGA
- a CDS encoding DinB family protein, with translation MSSASLLTSLLQYKAWANQELFSELLRLDPVAHPAELHAALRILNHIHVVEQIFVANLQGISHGYSATNTQETPTLEALYQAVQATDRWYLGYVEGLSAEQLRERIAFGFVDGDAGCMSREEMLAHIISHGGYHRGAVGRIMAQLALVPPRDIYTRFLHQAEPERRQANRDGNHAASPSNFRATPTNPGK, from the coding sequence ATGAGCAGCGCCAGCCTGTTAACCTCATTACTGCAGTACAAAGCCTGGGCCAATCAGGAACTCTTCAGCGAGTTGCTGCGCCTTGATCCAGTCGCCCACCCAGCGGAGTTGCACGCCGCCCTGCGCATCCTCAATCACATCCATGTGGTCGAACAAATCTTTGTCGCCAACCTGCAAGGCATCAGCCACGGCTACAGCGCCACCAACACCCAAGAAACGCCCACGCTGGAAGCGCTCTACCAGGCGGTGCAGGCCACCGACCGCTGGTATCTGGGCTATGTGGAGGGATTAAGCGCCGAACAGTTGCGCGAGCGTATCGCCTTCGGCTTTGTCGACGGCGATGCCGGCTGCATGAGCCGCGAGGAGATGCTGGCGCATATCATCAGCCACGGCGGCTACCACCGCGGCGCAGTGGGGCGGATCATGGCGCAGCTGGCGCTTGTCCCGCCGCGGGATATCTACACCCGCTTTCTCCATCAGGCCGAGCCCGAGCGCCGCCAAGCGAACCGAGATGGCAACCATGCAGCCTCCCCATCCAACTTCAGAGCCACCCCGACCAACCCTGGAAAATGA
- a CDS encoding DUF4212 domain-containing protein: MSVSKQEAAKAYWKDNLRLMLILLTIWFAVSFGAGILFVEQLNHIQFFGFPLGFWFAQQGSIYSFVAMIFFYVWKMNQYDRKHDVHEE; encoded by the coding sequence ATGTCCGTATCTAAGCAAGAGGCCGCCAAGGCCTACTGGAAAGATAACCTGCGACTGATGTTGATCCTGCTGACCATCTGGTTCGCAGTGTCATTCGGCGCAGGGATTCTGTTTGTCGAACAGCTTAACCATATCCAGTTCTTCGGTTTCCCTCTGGGCTTCTGGTTTGCTCAGCAGGGCTCAATCTATTCGTTCGTGGCGATGATTTTCTTCTATGTGTGGAAGATGAATCAGTACGACCGCAAACACGACGTCCACGAAGAATAA
- the arsN2 gene encoding arsenic resistance N-acetyltransferase ArsN2 — translation MKATIQAVALSHQVQQLLAACQLPSDDLQDAANNLRLFGCQADGRLVGLVGLQMHGADALLRSLAVADSARGQGLGAELLAYAERQAATHGVQAIYLLTTTAEVFFAQRGYRLSDRATAPPAIAATRQFSGLCPASAAFMRKRLSAGEAWSTAPPVP, via the coding sequence ATGAAAGCCACGATTCAAGCCGTTGCGCTCAGCCATCAGGTGCAGCAGTTGCTTGCTGCCTGCCAGCTGCCCAGCGACGACCTGCAGGACGCCGCGAACAACCTGCGTCTGTTTGGTTGCCAGGCTGACGGCCGTCTCGTCGGGCTGGTGGGCCTGCAGATGCATGGCGCGGATGCACTGTTGCGCTCCCTCGCTGTGGCCGACTCCGCGCGCGGCCAGGGTCTCGGCGCCGAGTTGCTGGCCTATGCCGAACGGCAGGCGGCGACCCACGGCGTGCAAGCCATCTACTTGCTCACTACTACGGCCGAGGTCTTCTTTGCCCAACGCGGCTACCGCCTGAGTGATCGCGCAACGGCCCCCCCGGCGATTGCCGCGACCCGGCAGTTCAGCGGGCTTTGCCCGGCGAGCGCGGCGTTTATGCGCAAGCGGCTGAGTGCTGGCGAAGCCTGGTCCACCGCCCCGCCAGTCCCGTAG
- a CDS encoding glutathione S-transferase, translated as MSSPSMTLFYSPTSPFVRKVMVLLHETGQLDRVALQQVQAPPTTTDGELNRLNPAGKIPALRLADGNVLHDSRVILDYLDQQHVGDPLIPLQGPSRWRRLTLASLADAILDAAVLIRYESFLRPADKRWEQWQQGQQAKIERALQQFEDEAIAELACHFDIAAIGVACALGYLDFRQAQLGWRERFPQLAGWYAEISQRPSMQATQPPD; from the coding sequence ATGTCCAGCCCCAGCATGACCCTGTTCTACTCGCCCACCTCGCCCTTTGTACGCAAGGTCATGGTGCTGCTGCACGAGACCGGTCAACTCGACCGTGTGGCCTTGCAGCAGGTCCAGGCCCCCCCGACCACCACCGACGGCGAACTCAACCGGCTTAATCCGGCAGGCAAGATCCCCGCATTACGCCTGGCCGACGGCAATGTGCTGCACGATAGCCGGGTGATCCTCGACTACCTCGACCAGCAACATGTCGGTGACCCGCTGATCCCGCTACAGGGACCTTCGCGCTGGCGGCGCCTGACCCTGGCCTCCCTGGCCGACGCGATCCTCGACGCGGCCGTGCTGATCCGCTACGAGAGCTTTTTGCGGCCAGCGGACAAGCGCTGGGAACAATGGCAGCAAGGCCAGCAGGCGAAGATCGAGCGCGCCCTGCAACAGTTCGAAGATGAGGCCATTGCCGAGCTGGCCTGTCACTTCGATATCGCCGCGATCGGCGTCGCCTGCGCCCTCGGCTACCTGGATTTCCGCCAGGCGCAACTGGGCTGGCGTGAACGCTTCCCGCAACTGGCCGGCTGGTATGCCGAGATCAGCCAGCGGCCATCGATGCAGGCCACCCAGCCGCCGGACTGA
- a CDS encoding DUF3096 domain-containing protein, with the protein MNLALTPLISLIAGILILLVPRLLNYIVAIYLIVIGLVGIFGTGNFNLRF; encoded by the coding sequence ATGAACCTTGCCCTTACCCCGCTGATTTCGCTGATCGCCGGTATCCTGATTCTGCTGGTGCCGCGTTTGCTGAATTACATCGTGGCGATTTATCTGATCGTGATTGGCCTGGTCGGCATATTCGGCACGGGCAATTTCAATCTGCGTTTTTAA
- a CDS encoding OsmC family protein — MAEYVAEVIWQRGAQDFLGNRYSRKHLLRFDGGLEVAGSSSPHVVPLPMSDESAVDPEEAFVAALASCHMLWFLSIAAKRRFCVDDYRDSASGLMQANEAGKLFIAQVTLRPAVSFSGERMPTREQIEQMHHQAHEECFIANSVKSEIRCQPRFAE, encoded by the coding sequence ATGGCTGAGTATGTCGCCGAGGTGATTTGGCAACGCGGTGCACAGGATTTTCTCGGCAACCGCTATAGCCGCAAGCATCTGCTGCGTTTTGATGGCGGCCTGGAGGTCGCGGGTTCGTCCTCGCCGCATGTGGTGCCGCTGCCGATGTCGGATGAAAGCGCAGTCGACCCCGAGGAAGCCTTTGTCGCCGCGCTCGCCAGCTGCCATATGCTGTGGTTTCTCTCCATCGCCGCCAAGCGCCGCTTTTGCGTGGATGACTACCGTGACAGTGCCAGCGGGCTGATGCAGGCAAACGAGGCCGGTAAGCTGTTTATCGCCCAGGTGACCTTACGCCCTGCGGTCAGCTTCTCCGGTGAGCGCATGCCCACGCGCGAACAGATCGAGCAGATGCACCACCAGGCTCATGAGGAATGCTTTATCGCCAACTCGGTGAAATCCGAGATACGTTGCCAACCGCGCTTTGCCGAGTAA